The segment CGCCAACGCGATCCTCGGGGTGTCCATGGCCGTGGCAAGGGCTGCCTCCAAGGCCAGGGACCTCCCCCTTTATGTTTACCTGGGTGGTCCTGGGGCGGCCCGGTTGCCCGTTCCCATGATGAACATCCTCAACGGCGGCCACCACGCCGATAACAGCGTGGATTTCCAGGAGTTCATGGTGATGCCCCTTGGGGCACCAACCTTCGCCGAGGCCCTCCGCTACGGTACCGAGACCTTTCATGCCCTGAAGAAGATACTTTCGGCAAGGGGCTACGCCACGGGCGTGGGCGACGAGGGGGGGTTCGCCCCGGATCTGAAGAGCAACGACGAGGCCTGCCAGGTTATCGTCGAGGCCATCGAGACCGCGGGCTTCACACCCGGCCGGGATATTGCCATCGCGCTGGACCCGGCGGCGAGCTCCTTCTTTGAAAACGGTGCCTACCATCTTTCCAGGTCTGGGCAGGGTAAAAAAACCAGCAGCCAGATGACGGCCCTCTACAGGGAGTGGGTGGAGAAATACCCCGTGGTCTCCATTGAGGACGGGCTCGATGAGAACGACTGGGAGGGTTTCAAAGCCCAGACGGCCGAACTGGGGGAAAAGATCCAGGTAGTGGGGGACGATCTCTTCGTAACCAACACCAGGTTCGTCGAGCGGGGCATCCGCGAGAGAGCGGCCAACGCCGTCCTCATTAAACTGAACCAGATCGGCACCGTTACGGAGACCATGGAAACGATAAAAATG is part of the Thermovirga sp. genome and harbors:
- the eno gene encoding phosphopyruvate hydratase; translated protein: MKKTITAVRAMEILDSRGNPTVRTWCRLEGGIEVSASVPSGASTGENEAVELRDGDKSRFGGRGVLRAVENVNAIIAPRLVGMDPTRQDEIDHLMIELDGTANKGALGANAILGVSMAVARAASKARDLPLYVYLGGPGAARLPVPMMNILNGGHHADNSVDFQEFMVMPLGAPTFAEALRYGTETFHALKKILSARGYATGVGDEGGFAPDLKSNDEACQVIVEAIETAGFTPGRDIAIALDPAASSFFENGAYHLSRSGQGKKTSSQMTALYREWVEKYPVVSIEDGLDENDWEGFKAQTAELGEKIQVVGDDLFVTNTRFVERGIRERAANAVLIKLNQIGTVTETMETIKMCRNAGWGYVISHRSGETEDTFIADFAVAMGGGQIKTGSACRSERVAKYNRLLEIEEQLGGRAVFRNPFERH